The Candidatus Goldiibacteriota bacterium genome includes the window AAAAGCCCGGACCGGATGTTCCGGACCGGGCTGGTTGAATATTTTTAGGCTTATCAGTTATATTTTCTTCTAATTTCAATTTCCGCTTTAAGCCAGTCGCCAAGTTCGTCGCCTGCTTTTCCTGCGGCTGTCCTTTTTCTGTATATTTCATCCGCCATTGCATGGATCTCTTTCTGAATAGCTTCTTCTGAAGGTTTCTGGCGCGGTTTCTTTTCGTCTTTTGACATTTATTCCCTCCTTCATTTATGTAGTTCTTATAATTATTATAGCCCATAGAAAATATTAAGCAAGAGAATAAAACCCGAGGGACCGAGGGACGGATGCACGGAGGGACAGATGCAAAAACAGAAGACCTAAGGGACAGAGGGACAGATGCACGAAGAAACGGATGCAAAAACAGAAGACCTAAGGGACAGAGGGACAGATGCACGAAGAAACGGATGCAAAAACAGAATGTCAGATGCTTGGATGATTAGAGGCTTGGTAAAAACAACTAAATCTTAAAGTTATCATTTATCGCTTATGCTTATCTGCTTATAGCTAAAAACGCTTTCTTTTAAAAGGGTGCGGATACCTGACCTAAAACTTCCGTCCCTCTGTCCCTCCGTGCATCTGTCCCTCGTGTTTTCCGCTTACTCCAGCCTTGATTCCCTTTTCAGTTCCTTATAATCATCAAACCAGTAAGCTTTGGGATTGCGTTTTGCTATTATAAATTTGGAACTGTCTATTTCTTTCTTTGCCCTGTGATATTTAAAAAATATCCTGTTATCCGTCAACCCCACTATTTCTATCTTACCTGTGGCGTGCGACATTACAAACTTTGCCCTTTTTGCAAGCCCCGAACAATATGACTTTGCCTTTTCAAATATCCTGTACCCTTCTTCCACCGGTACTGCAAAATCCTTATTTGCAAGCGTTGGCCTGCACTGAAAAACATAATATGGCGGAACCCCCATAAAAGAAAGTTTGCGTAAAAGCTGCGCCATTATCTGAACATTATCATTAATCCCCCTTAAAAGCGGAGTCTGATTTGCCATTATAGCGCCGGCTCTGATAAGTACATTTACCGCCTTTATCGCTTTGGGCGTAAGTTCGCGCGGATGGTTAAAATGCACCATAAAATATATCTTTCTTTCATCTTCGGAGTATTTTCTGACCATTGCCGCAAAAGAAGGGTCTTTTAAAATTCTGTCAGGATTATACGCCGGCATCTTTGTGCCTATCCTGATAATATGCGCGGTTTTAACTTTTCTTAACTTGCCTATTATTTCGCTTAATTTTTTTGTCGGCAACATTAACGGATCGCCGCCGGTCAGCAGCACATTGGTTATTTCTTTATGCTTTTTTATATAGGCCGCTGCTTTATCAATATCCACACAGCCGGCTTCGCCTTTTTTTATGAATATGCGTTTTCTGAAACAGAACCTGCATATACTGCCGCATGTCCCGCTTACCAAAAGCAGGGCTGTTGACCTGTATTTATGCTGCATCCCGGGCATTACAAGGTTTGACTTTTCTTTTGAAGGGTCATAACTTCCCCACTTGTCCATTTCAAGAGTCTCAGGAATAACTATTCTGCGAATAGGGTCTTTCTTATTTTTCCAGTCTATCAGCGATAAGTAATAGTCATTAACTTTGAACTCGTACCTATCCGTTACTTTTTTCAGATTTGTTTTTTCTTTTTCCGAAAGCCCTTTGATTTTACCGATATCTGTGATGTATTTCATAAAGCACCTCCTTTATTATTGCATAACCACTATAAAAGATACGAGGGATGATGTAAAGGATTAAAATCTATAAAATCTGAGGGACGGCGGCTCGGCGGCTCGGCGGCTCGGAAGGTCGGAAGGTCGGCGCGATCTCCGCTTATGCTTATCTGCTTATAGCTTAAAACGCTTTCTTTCAAAACGCACTTCCGCGGGCTGAAGACCCGCGTCTACCACTTCTTAAATCTAAAACAAAACAGGGGTTGGGTGTATTTTTTCAGTGCGTGCCGCGTAAGCATACTGCATATACGGCAAAGGCTGTTTAATGCAGCGCCGGCAGATTTGTATGTGCCGCAAATTCCCGGCTGCAAACGACGTTAACCTTACTGTTGATTTCAGATATGTTTGAATACAAACATACCAATTTGCGGCGCGTGCTGAAAAAATATACCCAATCCCTGTAAAGAACACGAGGGACGGAGGGATATCGAGATTCGAAATTCGAGATTTGAAAATTTGAAGAACACCTAAGCAGAAGCGGAAGGGCGATAATACCGAGGGACTGAAGTAAAGGCAAAAACAAATCAACTGTCCCGCCTGCTTCAGCTCACAAGCTCGCTTCATTGCCGGGATTTCCGCTTCGCAGGCTCGCTCCAACCGCGCCCTGAAAGGACGCGCCTACCGGATCTAAACCAAGCCTCTAAGCATCCAAACTTCCATGCATCTGCCTTACTTAGACATATCAATCAAATCCCTTATCTTCCCAAGCATCTCCGCGGCTTTGGCGTTTGAAGGGTCAATTGCCAGTACTTTTTCGTACCACTGGCGCGCGTCCATGTACCGCCTTTCCTCAATTTCTTTGGAACCATTAGCCATATATTCCTTTATTTTGGCATCCTTAATTCCGGGATAAACTTTTTCCGCGTTTTTAATCATTTCAATTCCTTTCTTTGTCTCACCCTTCGCCAAAAGAGCGGCAGCTTCGTCAAATTTTACTCCTGCAGCTTTTCTGTTCAGCATTAGCGTAATGTCCGACGAAAGTTTTTCAGCGCTTTCATCCCCTGTCTTCATTGAAAGAAGCGCCTTTACTTCTGCCTGCGCTTTCTCATAATTGCCTGTATTATAGTGGTTAAGCGCTGACAGATACAGCTGCCCGTATGTCACATTCATAAAATTTTCCGACATCTTTTCTTTATCTTTTATAAGCCCGCTTTTTTCCTGAATAAGTTTCTTTTCCCGCTCTGTCGGCACTTCGCCAAACCGTGCCGTCACTCCAAAATTATGCACCACGCCGATTACCGCAAAAGTTGCGGCATAATCCAGCGTAAAGTTTTCTGTTGTAACCCCGCCGCCCACGGCAGGGCCTGCCTGGTTTATTCCGCCCCTTATTGCCGCAAAATCAAACGGCCTGTATTCAAGCCCGCCGGAATAACGGATGAAAACCTTGCCGTCATTACCCATAAAATCCCTGCCGTCAGACAGTATATTAATAAACAGCGCGTCACCTAATAAAACAAGTTTGGTATCAAACAGGTAAAGCGCTCCGCCCGCCCTCATATTCATGGGATAATCTTCAATTATACTGCCGATTTTCAAAACCGGCCTTGTAATGTTTAACAGTGAAACAGATACCGTAAAAACATCTCCAAAATTATACGTTGTGCCTGCGTCAATTCCAAAACCGTTGGAATTGTATGTATCAAAAGACCTTGTTACAAGTTTAAGTGTAAGGCCGGCTGAAAACGATTCCGTAAACGGATACGCGTATGTCAGCATATAGCAGTCGCTTCTGTCGGAAAAATCCCCTGTTTTTATCCCTTCATCCGTTATCCTTTCCACGCCGTCAGCTTCCAGT containing:
- a CDS encoding KamA family radical SAM protein; amino-acid sequence: MKYITDIGKIKGLSEKEKTNLKKVTDRYEFKVNDYYLSLIDWKNKKDPIRRIVIPETLEMDKWGSYDPSKEKSNLVMPGMQHKYRSTALLLVSGTCGSICRFCFRKRIFIKKGEAGCVDIDKAAAYIKKHKEITNVLLTGGDPLMLPTKKLSEIIGKLRKVKTAHIIRIGTKMPAYNPDRILKDPSFAAMVRKYSEDERKIYFMVHFNHPRELTPKAIKAVNVLIRAGAIMANQTPLLRGINDNVQIMAQLLRKLSFMGVPPYYVFQCRPTLANKDFAVPVEEGYRIFEKAKSYCSGLAKRAKFVMSHATGKIEIVGLTDNRIFFKYHRAKKEIDSSKFIIAKRNPKAYWFDDYKELKRESRLE